In Frondihabitans sp. PAMC 28766, a genomic segment contains:
- a CDS encoding ABC transporter permease, protein MFGRLIRLPSFWVSAGILLCILFLGVFGKLLAPDNPLTGGTPILASPSGAHLLGTDYLGRDVLSRILAGAPVSVLSAFEVAAIALIVGTIPGLLSVYLGRVFEWFTLRIMDTLIALPFLVFAVAMTALLGNGLQQAMLAVGILLAPMFYRVSRAAAFSVSSSQYVEAAVLSGASTSWVLRRHIGPKVIAPVGIAFANATGVGLVIVASLTFLGIGVQPPAPTWGGLLSSDLGYLSYQAWAPVFPVVLIMLTVLALNLMADVLRDVSGESGRILLRRREIRKRRKRALHGARVNPAVAGKAGSR, encoded by the coding sequence ATGTTCGGCCGACTCATCCGCCTGCCGTCGTTCTGGGTCTCCGCCGGCATACTGCTGTGCATCCTCTTCCTCGGGGTGTTCGGCAAGCTGCTCGCGCCCGACAACCCGCTGACCGGCGGCACGCCGATCCTGGCGTCGCCGTCGGGCGCGCACTTGCTCGGCACCGACTACCTCGGTCGCGACGTGCTCTCGCGCATCCTCGCCGGCGCCCCGGTCAGCGTGCTCAGCGCGTTCGAGGTCGCGGCGATCGCCCTCATCGTCGGCACGATTCCGGGCCTCCTCTCGGTCTACCTCGGACGCGTCTTCGAGTGGTTCACCCTCCGCATCATGGACACCCTGATCGCCCTGCCCTTCCTCGTCTTCGCGGTCGCCATGACGGCGCTTCTCGGCAACGGGCTGCAGCAGGCCATGCTGGCCGTCGGGATCCTGCTGGCCCCGATGTTCTACCGGGTGTCGCGAGCCGCCGCCTTCTCGGTGTCGAGCTCGCAGTACGTCGAGGCGGCCGTGCTGAGCGGCGCCTCCACCTCGTGGGTGCTGCGCCGCCACATCGGACCGAAGGTCATCGCGCCCGTCGGCATCGCCTTCGCGAACGCCACCGGTGTCGGCCTCGTCATCGTCGCCAGCCTCACCTTCCTCGGCATCGGCGTGCAGCCGCCCGCTCCCACCTGGGGCGGCCTGCTCTCGAGCGACCTCGGCTATCTGTCGTATCAGGCGTGGGCGCCGGTCTTCCCCGTCGTGCTGATCATGCTGACCGTGCTGGCGCTCAACCTCATGGCCGACGTGCTGCGTGACGTCTCGGGCGAGTCGGGCCGGATCCTGCTGCGTCGCCGCGAGATCAGGAAGCGGCGGAAGCGGGCCCTGCATGGCGCCCGCGTCAACCCCGCCGTCGCCGGGAAGGCAGGATCACGATGA
- a CDS encoding ABC transporter permease, with translation MATGTEIEVRRVAVARRREPRTTGSLRARREIEVRRVAVARRREPRTTGSLRARRVGFAILRPFLVFIPVFLFGTFITFLLGTLSGLNPAYVQLGDAATPAAVARLNHQYGLDRPFIVQYWNWFTDLLHGSLGQSWVDGISVSTLIGQRIGISLSVAVLALIIGVVVGAILGTLAALFRASWLDRTVTAVTSVMASMPPFTVGVILVAVFAVQFKILPSAGYVSLHQGFSIWFSHIILPAIALSFDMITGVARQLRAGLVTTYGQNYITGAIVHGLSPRRIFFTHVLRNGGGPALAYVGLTFPTLLGGAVVTESIFGLAGYGVFASTSALHGDVPSVEGVLVVSIVIVVGFNLLINIALNRIDPAAKRGV, from the coding sequence ATGGCCACAGGCACCGAGATCGAAGTGAGACGGGTGGCGGTCGCGCGTCGGCGCGAGCCACGCACGACGGGCTCCCTGCGCGCACGCCGCGAGATCGAAGTGAGACGGGTGGCGGTCGCGCGTCGGCGCGAGCCACGCACGACGGGCTCCCTGCGCGCACGCCGCGTGGGGTTCGCGATCCTGCGCCCGTTCCTGGTCTTCATCCCGGTGTTCCTGTTCGGCACCTTCATCACCTTCCTGCTGGGCACCCTGTCGGGTCTCAACCCGGCCTACGTTCAGCTGGGCGACGCGGCCACGCCTGCCGCCGTCGCCCGGCTGAACCACCAGTACGGGCTCGACCGGCCGTTCATCGTGCAGTACTGGAACTGGTTCACCGACCTGCTGCACGGCTCGCTCGGCCAGAGCTGGGTCGACGGCATCTCGGTGTCGACCCTCATCGGGCAGCGGATCGGCATCAGCCTCTCGGTGGCGGTGCTGGCCCTGATCATCGGCGTCGTCGTCGGGGCGATCCTCGGCACGCTGGCTGCGCTCTTCCGGGCCTCGTGGCTCGACCGCACCGTGACGGCCGTGACGTCGGTGATGGCGTCGATGCCGCCCTTCACGGTCGGCGTGATCCTGGTCGCGGTGTTCGCGGTGCAGTTCAAGATCCTGCCGTCCGCCGGCTACGTGTCGCTGCACCAGGGCTTCAGCATCTGGTTCAGTCACATCATCCTGCCGGCCATCGCCCTCAGCTTCGACATGATCACCGGCGTCGCGAGGCAGCTGCGGGCCGGGCTCGTCACGACCTACGGCCAGAACTACATCACCGGCGCCATCGTGCACGGGCTCAGCCCGCGCCGCATCTTCTTCACGCACGTGCTCCGGAACGGCGGCGGCCCCGCGCTGGCCTACGTCGGGCTCACCTTCCCCACCCTGCTCGGCGGCGCTGTCGTCACCGAGTCGATCTTCGGGCTCGCAGGCTACGGCGTCTTCGCGTCGACGTCGGCCCTCCACGGCGACGTGCCGAGCGTCGAAGGGGTGCTCGTCGTCTCCATCGTCATCGTGGTCGGCTTCAACCTGCTCATCAACATCGCCCTCAACCGCATCGATCCCGCCGCGAAGAGAGGGGTCTGA
- a CDS encoding ABC transporter substrate-binding protein yields MKLTPPIRSPRARVAAVAASLAAVTLVLAGCTTASGTTSSTGAASGDNGTLNWASAQDPTSWDPVVNGSGATFRVTQLAYASLTSTNTQGEAVPALAKSWKYNSAGTQVTFTLRSGLKFSDGSALNATAVKDYLLRAQSQKTSALVGEGISVIKSIDTPSATSVVLNLSQADYQLPLVLAERVGQITNPKYTTAELNQKPEGAGPFKAVTVEAGAKATFVKNPYYWDAKDIHIKNVTVSFGIDPTQVVSGIQSGVYNFADLATSQAKSAKAAGLDVVDQPGFNANNLSVNTSIAPFNNPKVLEAVNYAIDRQQIVSQADFGYGTPAYEPFPKGYIAYNSSVANKYPFSVSKAKALLAAAGYPKGLSVTLTVGTAVGTAENELLQAQLKAVGIDATLKVDPNWATSFFAKKLPISTYGTTGRDSPVQTLQAHFGAAGALNLSGKDGGTAYEAAVAKALATPLNSADYQKNIQAATAAGMATTGLVFTDTVPNLFVKSKSVSSIPKIPAKITWTGVTISGS; encoded by the coding sequence GTGAAACTCACACCCCCGATTCGCTCGCCGAGAGCCAGGGTCGCAGCCGTCGCCGCGTCGCTCGCCGCCGTCACGCTCGTCCTCGCCGGCTGCACCACGGCCTCCGGCACGACGTCTAGCACGGGTGCCGCGTCAGGCGACAACGGCACGCTCAACTGGGCGTCGGCGCAGGATCCCACGAGCTGGGACCCGGTGGTCAACGGCTCCGGTGCGACCTTCCGCGTGACCCAGCTGGCCTACGCCTCGCTGACCAGCACGAACACCCAGGGCGAGGCCGTGCCGGCTCTCGCGAAGAGCTGGAAGTACAACTCGGCAGGAACCCAGGTCACCTTCACCCTGCGCTCCGGCCTGAAGTTCTCCGACGGCTCTGCCCTGAACGCCACGGCGGTCAAGGACTACCTGCTGCGCGCGCAGAGCCAGAAGACGTCGGCGCTCGTCGGCGAGGGCATCTCGGTGATCAAGTCGATCGACACTCCGAGCGCCACGAGCGTCGTGCTCAACCTGAGCCAGGCCGACTACCAGCTGCCCCTCGTGCTCGCCGAGCGTGTCGGCCAGATCACCAACCCGAAGTACACCACCGCCGAGCTCAACCAGAAACCCGAAGGCGCGGGCCCGTTCAAGGCAGTCACCGTCGAGGCGGGCGCCAAGGCGACGTTCGTCAAGAACCCGTACTACTGGGACGCGAAAGACATCCACATCAAGAACGTGACCGTCTCGTTCGGCATCGACCCGACCCAGGTCGTCTCGGGCATCCAGAGCGGCGTCTACAACTTCGCCGACCTGGCGACGAGCCAGGCGAAGTCGGCCAAGGCCGCCGGCCTGGACGTGGTCGACCAGCCCGGCTTCAACGCGAACAACCTCAGTGTCAACACGTCGATCGCGCCCTTCAACAACCCGAAGGTGCTCGAGGCCGTGAACTACGCGATCGACCGCCAGCAGATCGTGAGCCAGGCCGACTTCGGCTACGGCACCCCGGCGTACGAGCCCTTCCCGAAGGGCTACATCGCCTACAACTCGAGCGTCGCGAACAAGTATCCGTTCAGCGTCTCGAAGGCGAAGGCCCTCTTGGCAGCGGCGGGTTACCCGAAGGGCTTGTCCGTGACGCTCACCGTCGGCACCGCCGTCGGCACAGCCGAGAACGAGCTGCTCCAGGCGCAGCTGAAGGCCGTCGGCATCGACGCGACCCTCAAGGTCGACCCCAACTGGGCGACGTCGTTCTTCGCCAAGAAGCTGCCGATCTCGACCTACGGCACCACCGGTCGCGACTCGCCGGTGCAGACGCTCCAGGCGCACTTCGGTGCGGCGGGCGCGCTCAACCTCAGCGGCAAGGACGGCGGCACCGCCTACGAGGCGGCCGTCGCGAAGGCTCTGGCCACCCCGCTGAACTCCGCCGACTACCAGAAGAACATCCAGGCGGCCACCGCGGCCGGCATGGCCACTACCGGTCTCGTCTTCACCGACACGGTGCCGAATCTCTTCGTCAAGTCGAAGTCGGTCTCGAGCATCCCGAAGATCCCGGCGAAGATCACCTGGACCGGCGTCACCATCTCAGGGAGCTGA
- a CDS encoding NtaA/DmoA family FMN-dependent monooxygenase (This protein belongs to a clade of FMN-dependent monooxygenases, within a broader family of flavin-dependent oxidoreductases, the luciferase-like monooxygenase (LMM) family, some of whose members use coenzyme F420 rather than FMN.), translated as MTERSLHLGVILTGAGGPGRPKTWLYDDLPLDSSVNVDWYIEQARVAEEGKFDLVFIVDSQFITPNSPPHYLNRLEPFTLLSALAVTTKNIGLVGTATTSYNDPFNLARRFASLDLISRGRAGWNVVTTGDSGTSGNYGRDEHYDYDTRYGRAHEAIEVIQGLWDSYEDDAFPRDRETGAFFDPSKQHTLDHQGTYFPKIVGPLNIERSAQGQPVIFQGGDSDQGRDLGAQLGEGIFTHGESFEKTKAFRDDMRRRAAEAGRRCDDLLIQPGVRFFIGDTDDEARALEQRANDMNWDFDRARAEFGRAFGWYDFSGYDTEAPFPDVREIATLAWKTRADEITDTALAEGLTLRQTVERFSAPKRGHFVGTPEHVADLIEEWFTGGAVDGFNIYLEQPSQFRRFVDDVVPLLQQRGIFRTEYESSTLRGNLGLPVPENRHTARRSQKVLA; from the coding sequence ATGACCGAACGCAGTCTCCACCTCGGCGTGATCCTGACCGGTGCCGGCGGCCCCGGTCGCCCCAAGACCTGGCTCTACGACGATCTGCCCCTCGACTCGAGCGTCAACGTCGACTGGTACATCGAACAGGCTCGCGTCGCCGAAGAGGGCAAGTTCGACCTGGTCTTCATCGTCGACAGCCAGTTCATCACGCCGAACTCGCCGCCTCACTACCTCAACCGCCTCGAGCCGTTCACCCTGCTCTCGGCGCTCGCCGTCACGACGAAGAACATCGGTCTCGTCGGCACCGCGACCACCTCGTACAACGACCCGTTCAACCTGGCCCGCCGCTTCGCCTCCCTCGACCTGATCAGCCGGGGACGCGCCGGCTGGAACGTCGTGACGACAGGCGACTCGGGCACCTCGGGCAACTACGGCCGTGACGAGCACTACGACTACGACACCCGCTACGGCCGCGCCCACGAGGCGATCGAGGTCATCCAGGGCCTCTGGGACTCCTACGAGGACGACGCCTTCCCTCGCGACCGCGAGACTGGGGCGTTCTTCGACCCCTCCAAGCAGCACACCCTCGACCACCAGGGCACCTACTTCCCGAAGATCGTCGGCCCGCTCAACATCGAGCGCTCGGCGCAGGGTCAGCCGGTCATCTTCCAGGGCGGCGACTCCGACCAGGGCCGCGACCTCGGGGCCCAGCTCGGCGAGGGCATCTTCACGCACGGCGAGAGCTTCGAGAAGACGAAGGCCTTCCGCGACGACATGCGCCGTCGCGCGGCCGAGGCCGGGCGTCGCTGCGACGACCTCCTGATCCAGCCGGGTGTCCGCTTCTTCATCGGCGACACCGACGACGAGGCGCGCGCGCTCGAGCAGCGGGCCAACGACATGAACTGGGACTTCGACCGGGCCCGCGCCGAGTTCGGTCGCGCGTTCGGTTGGTACGACTTCAGCGGGTACGACACCGAGGCACCCTTCCCCGACGTGCGCGAGATCGCGACGCTCGCCTGGAAGACCCGCGCCGACGAGATCACCGACACCGCTCTCGCCGAGGGCCTGACGCTGCGCCAGACCGTCGAGCGATTCTCGGCGCCGAAGCGCGGCCACTTCGTCGGCACGCCCGAGCACGTGGCCGACCTCATCGAGGAGTGGTTCACCGGCGGTGCCGTCGACGGGTTCAACATCTACCTCGAGCAGCCGTCGCAGTTCAGGCGCTTCGTCGACGACGTCGTGCCGCTCTTGCAGCAGCGCGGCATCTTCCGCACCGAGTACGAGTCGTCGACCCTGCGCGGCAACCTCGGGCTCCCCGTCCCCGAGAACCGCCATACCGCTCGCCGCTCACAGAAGGTGCTCGCTTAG
- a CDS encoding MFS transporter codes for MVVAGNWADRSGPRAVVIASMITFGAGLLVVGTSPTMTVLLLGRLLQGFGSGALIVGLYVIVSRLYPPSLHPSVFAGFAAAWVIPGLVGPVIAGSVTQAFGWHWVFIGALAACVPAVAMIVPSLRKLPREDPAASGVSWSLSRIAWSAGAAAAVVALNLLNEVPTWAKPLVVVLAVALLAVALRPLLPKRTLRAAAGVPTLVLMRGLVSAAFTGGDIYIPYLLVSLFGFEPAASGLTLTLGSVSWALASWIQGRLGSRPRQLVGIRIGVVLILVGILAALSTALLHLSPVVIIVGWTITGFGMGFMYPRFAVLTLKWSGDDEKGFNSSALTIADSAGGAVVLALAGAAFGVLGGAGAAGAFVACFGIAGAVAVVALGVSGRAIPRALRAE; via the coding sequence ATGGTCGTCGCCGGCAACTGGGCCGACCGCTCGGGGCCGCGCGCCGTCGTGATCGCGTCGATGATCACCTTCGGCGCAGGGCTCCTGGTCGTCGGCACGAGCCCCACCATGACGGTCCTGCTGCTCGGCCGGCTGCTGCAGGGCTTCGGCTCGGGGGCCCTGATCGTCGGCCTCTACGTGATCGTCTCGCGGCTCTACCCGCCGTCGCTGCACCCGTCGGTCTTCGCCGGGTTCGCCGCCGCGTGGGTGATCCCCGGGCTCGTCGGGCCCGTGATCGCGGGCTCGGTGACGCAGGCGTTCGGCTGGCACTGGGTGTTCATCGGGGCATTGGCGGCGTGCGTGCCGGCGGTGGCGATGATCGTGCCGAGCCTCCGGAAGCTGCCGCGTGAGGATCCTGCCGCCTCGGGGGTGTCGTGGAGCCTCTCGCGCATCGCATGGTCGGCCGGTGCCGCAGCCGCGGTGGTCGCGCTCAACCTGTTGAACGAGGTGCCCACGTGGGCGAAACCTCTGGTCGTAGTGCTCGCCGTCGCGCTGCTGGCGGTCGCCCTGCGCCCCCTGCTGCCGAAGCGCACGCTGCGAGCCGCGGCCGGCGTGCCGACACTCGTTCTGATGCGCGGGCTCGTCAGCGCGGCGTTCACGGGCGGTGACATCTACATCCCCTACCTGCTGGTGTCGCTCTTCGGGTTCGAGCCCGCGGCGTCCGGGCTGACGCTCACGCTCGGATCGGTGAGCTGGGCGCTGGCCAGCTGGATCCAGGGGCGGCTCGGCTCGCGGCCCCGGCAACTCGTCGGCATCCGCATCGGAGTCGTGCTCATCCTCGTCGGGATCCTGGCGGCCCTCTCGACCGCACTGTTGCACCTCTCGCCCGTTGTGATCATCGTGGGCTGGACGATCACAGGGTTCGGCATGGGCTTCATGTACCCGCGGTTCGCGGTGCTGACCCTCAAGTGGTCGGGCGACGACGAGAAGGGCTTCAACAGCTCGGCGCTCACGATCGCCGACTCGGCCGGCGGCGCCGTCGTGCTGGCGCTGGCGGGCGCGGCGTTCGGTGTGCTCGGCGGGGCCGGGGCGGCGGGGGCGTTCGTGGCGTGCTTCGGGATCGCAGGAGCCGTGGCCGTCGTCGCACTCGGCGTCAGCGGGCGGGCGATCCCGCGGGCTCTGCGGGCGGAGTAG